The Terriglobia bacterium DNA window AGCATCAAATGCCCCTCCTGGTGGCACAGGCCGATTACAATATTTCCTACCTCTATTATCTCCGCGGCGAATATACCCGGGCGCTGGAAATGCTGTCGGCGGCCGCAATCTCGTTTCAGGAGCGCAACAATGTGCAGCACCTCGCGCTGTGCGACCTCGACCAGGCCGAGATCTATCTCGAATTGAATTTGTCGCGGGATGCCATCGAGCTGAGTGAGCGCGCGGCGGAGCGATTCCTCCAGATCGGGATGCGTTACGAACGCGCCAAGGCGATCACCATCTCGGCCACGGCGCGCACGCAGACGCAGGAGTTCTTCAAGGCCCTCGAAATGTTTGACCAGGCCCGATCCCTGTTTGCAGCAGAAAACAACCTCGTGTGGATGGCGATGGTGGATTTGTACAAGGCCACCATCTTTTATTCAACCGGCCGTCACTTTGAGGCTTTGAATCTCTGCCGGACCGCACTCCACCACTTCGAATCGCAACAGCTGGTGGGAAAGGCCGTTTTCACGGAAATTCTGATGGCCAAGATCTCGCTGGGACTCGGCGAGGCGCCCCAGGCCGAACTGCGTGCGCAGTCTGCGACCACCCATCTGGGCCAAGTCAATGCGCCCTGGCTGAATTATCAGGCCTACTACACCCTGGGACTGACCCAGGAAGCGGTGGGCGATGTCGCGGCGGCCGAGAAGAGCTACCTCCAGGCCATCGCCGTCCTCGAGACCATGCGCGGCAACATCATGGCCGACGAGCTGAAGATCATGTTCTTTAAAGACAAGCAGTCGGTTTATGAAAGGTTGGTGACACTCAGTCTGGACAACCCCAAGGGAGGAGGGGTGGCCGAGGCCTACGCGCTCGTGGAACGGGCCAAGTCGCGGGCCCTGGTGGATCTGCTCTCCTCGGGCGTGGCCCATGTTCGTCGCGCCAGAAATTCCAGCAGCGAAGTCATCGATCACCTCCATCAACTCCGCCAGGAGTTGAATTGGTTTTACAGCAAGGTCAATTTAGAAGAAGCCCAGGGGAAGGCGGGGAACGAAGTCAAGGTCACCGCCTTGCGGGAGTTGATCCAACAGCACGAATCTCAACTACTGAAGGTCCTCCGTCAGTTGCCCGCGGAAGACGAGGAATACGCCTCGTTACATTGTGCGGTCTCAGTCCGGACGGAGCGCATCCAGCAGTCGCTCACCGAGTCTCAGACGCTGATTGAGTACTTCCTGGTGCGGGACAAGGTGATCGCTTTTCTGTTGACACGGGAAGGGCTGAAGGTGATCTCCGGGTTAGGAGACGCTTCGGCGGTCAAGAATCAGCTCGATCTGCTGAAATACCAGTTCAGCAAATTCAACTTCGGATCGAGCTACGTCTCCAACCATCACGCCTACCTCCAGAAATCGATTGATACCCATCTCTCCGACCTTTATGAATCCTTGTTTGAACCATTGACTCCTGAACTGACAGGGCGAGATTTGATCTTTGTCCCCCACGAGTTCCTGCACTGTGTTCCATTCCATGCCCTCAAAAGAAGGGACGGCTACCTGATTGAGGACCACAGCATCTCCTACTCGCCCAGTGCGAGTGTTTTTAAGCTCTGCAGTGGCAAGCCCCCCTCCGGAAAGGCGTCTTCTCTCGTCATGGGAGTGCCCGACATCAAGATTCCTCACGTGTTGGATGAAGTCCGCGATGCCTCCGCGCTCTTGTCCAATTGCACCCTTCTCGTGGGAGCCGAAGCAACCGAGGAAAAACTCAAGTCCCTGGGGGGCGAGGCGTCCATTGTGCATATCGCCTCGCATGGCGTCTTCCGCAACGACAACCCGATGTTTTCATCGATCTATCTGGGCTCGTCTTCTCTGAGCCTGTTCGACATTTACAATATTGAACTGGATGCAGACCTCGTTACCTTGAGCGGCTGCGGAACGGGAATGAACCGCATTGTCGGGGGTGATGAACTGGTGGGTCTGGTGCGGGGATTCCTGTATGCCGGGGCCCGCTCCCTCCTGGTCAGCCTGTGGAATGTCTACGACCGTTCCACGGCGGAGCTGATGCAGGCGTTTTACAAATACCTGAAACACAACAAGAACATCGCCCAGAGTCTCTGTTTCGCGATGCGGGACATCAAGGAAAAATACTCCCATCCCTACTACTGGGCGCCTTTCATCCTGATGGGGAAGACAACCCTGGGATCCGCCACGGGAAGCGGCTGCCCACCAGGGGAGGTTTGAAGAAGAGAGGGGCACTTTGGAATTGACTGGGTCGAAGGAAGGTTGTCGCAGCGCCCTCGGGAACCCTTGGACCGTCTCCGTTCGGTCATCTTGACCGAAGTTCAGTCAACATTATCGATTCAATGCGATCTTTTAAAAAAAATTTCAACGGCCATGCACTATTTTTCACATTCGAGCCACTTTATTAGTGTGGAGGGTGTCTCATTTTCGCTGTAATTGACGAGTAGTCTTGCCGATGAACGATCCGGTCGACGTGGAAACGGAGAAGGGGAAGAGAATGGACAACAAGCATTTTATCGAAGAGATCTTCGCGCGATTCGTCGCAGGATGCTTGGCGGGAAAAGAGCGCGAGGAGTTTGAGGTGCACCTCAAGGGGGGCTGTGAATCCTGCGAGGAAGCCATTCGCTGGTACCGCGGGTTGTCGAGCATGCTCCAAAATGACCGCGGATTTGAACCGCCGGAGTCGTCCGTCCGAGGCGTCGTGAACGCTTTCCGCCGGCAGAAATCCCGAGTGACGAACCTGGTCTGCACGGTGGCCGACATGCTGTTTGATAGTTTTGTGGACCCCTTGCCGGCCGGCGTACGGCAACTCGCTGCGACGGAACGCCAGGTCCTCTATCTGGCGGATGAAGTTCAGCTCGACCTGAAAATCGACAAGACCAACAGGGAACACGAGCGCATGATCATTGGTCAACTATTGCCTCGACGCTCCACGTCTCCGGGGAATCTTGGCCTTTCGAAAGTGACGCTGCGTTCGGGGGAACGGGTCGTGCAGTCGACATACACCAACGAACTCGGCGAGTTCATTCTCTGTGTGGTGCCCCGTGGGAACTATGATCTAGAGGTTCTCCTGGCCAACTCGAGGAAGATCCTTGTTCCCAACGTCCCCCTGGTCAATCGTGAGGAGTCACCGGGAGCAGCGCCACAATAAGGGAACATTTTTTGAATGTACTGAATCCTGATGTTTAGCATTTTTACCTCTTTGGTTTTTTTATTCGTTTGAGGAGAAGGATCATGATGAAATCTCTGAAGATGCCTGCCTCTCCATTTCTTAGAAATCTGATTCAAAAAGCCCTGCCTGCTCTTGTCGCCCTTGTCCTCCTGGCGGGCCTCGCGTACGCAAGACCGGAGACCAAGAATCAAAGCATCATTACCTTGGAGCGCGGGGCTTCGGTGCGTGATGTACTCAAGGCGTGCCGCGCCCGCGTGGTCAAGGAACTCACCCCGGGCGAGACCTTCTTGATCCAGGCGATTGACCGGGCTTCGTCCTCGGAGCTGGTGAAACGATGTTCCAAGGCCCGCGGAGTGGAGAGCGTCGAGCCGAACCGCGTCGTTTCCGTTCCTTCCCGTCTCCGAAACCGGACCGGAGAGTTGAGCCAGTCCACCGTCGCCCTGTTGAATCAATCCACCGTGGCCCTTTTGAACGAGGCCGCCTTGGCCAATTATTATGGGGCGAACGTAAAATCCAGTTACCCCACCCAGCCGGCTCTGACCCTGATGGGGAATGAGCAAGCCCACACGGTTTCCACAGGGATGGGCATGGTCGTGGCCGACATCGATAACGGGGTCGACCCCGATAATCCCGTCCTCAAGAGTGTGCTGATCAGCGGCTACAATTTTGTCGATGACAATGCGGATGTGAGCGAATGGACCGGGATGGACCAGTCCACGGTCGCATTGCTCAATCAGAACCAATCGCTGGGACTTGACCAGTCCACCGCTTCTCTGCTGGACCAATCGACCGTCGCGTTGTTGAATCAATCGACGGTGGCCTTATTGAACCAGTCGACGGTGGCCCTGCTGAACCAGTCGACGGTGGCCCTGTTAAATCAGTCGACCGTGGCCTTGTTGAACCAATCCACGGTGGCCCTGCTGAACCAATCGACCGTCGCGCTGCTGAATTCGTTGCCGCCGGACTTCGGACACGGAACCATGGTTGCCGGGCTGATTCACGTGGTGGCCCCCGATGCTCGAATCCTGCCGTTGAAGGCGTTCGGCGCGGACGGAACAGGAACCCTTTCGGATGTAGTAAGTGCCATTTACTACGCGACCGACCATGGCGCCAATGTGATCAACATGTCGTTCTCGTTCTCAGATGATTCCTTGACCTTGAGGAAAGCAATCAGTTATGCGCTTAACAAGAAGGTCGTTTTGGTTTCTTCCATGGGGAACGATGGTCTGGAAACTGCGAACGTTTTTCCCTCGGCTTATCCGGGGGTCTATGGGATCGCCGCTACGGATAACCAAGACATCGTTGCGCCGTTCTCGAATTATGGGACGGTGACTGGATACACGGCTCCCGGGGTCAACTTAATCACTTTCTTTCCCGGAGGGCATTACGCCCTGGTGTCCGGCACGTCTTTTTCGAGCGCCCTGATTTCCGGCGTGTCCGCCTTGGGTGTCTCAGCCCGGGGATCGATCCTCGGTCAAATTTCTTCGGCGATCTCACTATCGGCAGTCCCCATCGATGCCTTGAATCCTGGCTTTGAAAAGAAGCTGGGCGGGGGTCGCATCGACGAGGCCCAGACGATCCTAAGCCTGCAGCCCAAGTAAAGGAATGCGAGGAAATCCCTTGGGAGACGCCGCATTCTCAAAGTTCTCTGAGTTGGAAGTGCGGGAGACAGCCCGCCAAACTCCCAAGGCTGTCAACACGGAATACTGCAGTGTCCCGGCGGCCACAGTGGAGGCGCGGCGTTTCCTCCTGTCTGCAGTGGGTTCCTTGGTGGCGCTGCTTGACCTGAAAGACCAATACACGGGCATCCACGGCGCCCAAATGAGCAACTGGGCGCTGGGGATGACCAAGATGTTCGATCTGACCCCCCAAGAGATTGAAAACATTCAGATTGCCGCAACCCTCCACGATATTGGCAAGGTCGGAATCCCCGATGCCATCCTCAAGAAGGACGAGCCGCTCGAACCTGAAGAGTGGAAGCTGATGAAGAAGCATCCAGAATACGGATGGGCCATCACGAAAGAGATCATCGGGATGGAAAAAGTCAGCCTTTACATCCTTCACCATCATGAAAACTACAACGGCACTGGGTACCCGGCCGGCCTGAAGGGGGAAGGGACGCCCCTGGGTGCCCGTATCATCACCATCCTCGATTGTTTTGACGCCATGACGCATGATCGCTCCTATCGCAAGGCGTTATCGCTCGATCGGGCCCTGGCCGAGTTGAAGAAATATTCGGGAGAGCAGTTCGATCCCGAACTCGTTGAGCTCTTTACGGAATACATCCTCTTCACTTCCCAAGAAGGCTGATCCCCCCATAGACCCTCCTGATTTGACCCTTCGCGTTTTTTCGATTGAAAAAGAATCCTTGCTGCGCCAGAATGAAAACCCTGGCGAGGGACCGGGAGATGCATCCACAGGTCGGGAAGGTCGCCTCCGTTTCTCAAGGGAATTGTGACCTGTCTCCCTGCATTTCGAGCCTTCGTGGCCTCCTCATTGGATGGAGCTGCTTCGAGGAGTGGGGTCGCCTTTCTAATTAGACCGGGGAGCCTGCCGAATAGAGCTTGTGGCCGCTTTTAACCCCAGGCCACACCATGGGGATGATCTTATTTCCCGATAACGCTGCACACCTAGCGGTGATTCGTTTAACCTAACATCAACACAAGCGCGTTTACGAGGGCATTGCGGGGACTCAGGGGATAGCGGTGACGGGTCCGGCGGCGGACAGGGGAACTGAGGGTTTGCAGGGAGCCCCGCACTTTGCGAAGAAGGTTACGCGGCCTGCCGGCAAGTTCCACTCGAGATGGGGGCCCATGATGTTGATGTTTTCGGAAAGGTCTCTAATCGGATGACGGTCGAATTGAGCAACGCGGCAATGAAGTGGGAGGACGCGCAACTGGTCCGTCAGTGCCTCGCTGGGAATGAAGAGGCCTGGACAGCCCTCATCGACAAGTACAAGAATCTGATCTATTCCATTGCCATAAAGTATCATGCGGCGCCGGAAGACGCTGCCGACATCTTCCAGGCGGTATGTCTGGATCTCTATTCCGAGCTTCCTCGGCTCCGTAAAACGGAGTCTTTTCGTTCCTGGCTGATCACCATGGCGACTCACAAGGCATTTCACTGGAAGCTGAAACAGCGGCGGCAGACGACCCGGGAAGTCAGTGATGGGGATGAGACCGAACTCGGCGACGAACCCGCCGTTTCACCTCAATTGATGGAGGATGTTGAACGCGAACAGATCGTTCGTGAAGCCGTTGCCAGTCTTTCCGAACGCTGCCGGCAATTGATTCAACTTCTTTTTTACGAGCACCCTCCCATGCCTTACCGTGACGTGGCGCAGAAACTTGGCCTCGCCACCGGTTCCCTGGGCTTCATCCGCGGTCGTTGCCTGAGCCGCCTTCAAAAGGCCCTGGGGGAGAGGGGCTTCGAGGAATGACCCTGCCCGTCAACTCAGAGCGCATCGAGCGGTTTGTAACCCGGCTGCTGCGCCTCGGCAGCCCTTCTTCCCGCCGAAAATTTCTGATGAAGGACAATTTGTTTCATCACCGTGCGGTGGTGGAGCACCTCTATGAAGAAGCGCTGAAACGCGCTCACGTCGATCTGAGGCAGGCGGACCGGCTGGCGAGCGCAGCCCAATGGATCGCCGAGCGGATCGATGATGACACGGCGCGCGCCCAGTGCCGGCGTGTCATGGGCCATCTCCGGTACCTCGGGGGAAATTACAAGCGAGCCCTGGGTGATTACAAGGCGGCGCTGCGACTTTTTCAGCGGCTCCATCGAGAGCTCGAAGTGGGACGGACACTGAGCGGGGCCATGCAGACGCTCATTTACCTCGGCCGCTATGACGAGGCTTTAGCCTGGGCGGAGAAGGCCCGGGCGATTTTCAGAAAACACAGGGATCGTGCCCGTCTGGCGCGCCTCGAAGGGAACATCGGAAACATCCTCTATCGGCAGGACCGGTTTGCGGAGGCCCTCCGGCTGTACCAACAGGTTCTCCGGCAGTTCCGGCGGTGGGGTGAGAAGGTGGATGTGGCCGCCGCGCTCAGCAACATCGCGGTGTGCGAGATCAGCCTGAATAATTTTACGCGGGCGGAGCAGATCTATCGTGAAGCCCGGGCCTATTGCGAAGAGAATCGCTTGCCCCTGCTGGTCGCGGAAGCGGATTACAACATCGCCTACCTGCATTACTTGCGGGGGGAATATACGCGAGCGATATCGATGTACCAGGCGGCGCGGGAACATTGTGAGCGCGTGGGCGATGTTTACCACCGCGCGCTGTGCGATCTGGACCAGTCCGAAATGTATCTGGAGCTGAACTTAAGTGAAGAAGGGAGCCAACTGGCGGAGCAGGCCTTCGTCAGCTTTAAGAAACTGGGCATGGGTTACGAAGCGGCCAAGGCGATGACCAACCTCGCGATCGCCGCGAGCCATCGAAATCAGTTTTCTGTCGCCCTGCAATCGTTCCGAAAGGCCCGCCTTCTTTTTTTGCGTGAACAAAACCTCCTCTGGCCGGCCTTGATCGACCTCTACGGGGCCCTGGTCCTGTTCCGGGCCAATCGGCCTTCCGAGTCGGAGCTGCTTGCGCGGTCCGCCCTGAAATTCTTTGCGAAAAGCTCTCTTTCCGCAAAGGCGGCGTTGTGCGAGCTGCTGCTCGCGCGACTGTATCTGCAGGGGGGCAAATCCCTTCGGGCCCTCAAGATCTGCCGCGCCGCCCTCCGGAGGATGAAGCGGATTGAAACTCCGGCCCTGGGATATCAGGCCTACTTTGTGCTGGGTCAGATCGAGGAGTCGCGAGGGGATCGGGAGGCGGCCATGCGCGCCTATTTCGAAGCCCATTCCCGATTGGAAAACCTGCGCAGTCAAATCCGGGCCGAAGAGTTAAAGATCGCCTTTCTGAAAGACAAGCTCTCTATTTATGAAAGCCTTGTCTGGATGTCTCTCGATGGCGGCCCGCGGGGCGCGGATCCCGAAGCCGCTTTCACTTTTATCGAACAGGCGAAATCCCGCAGCTTGGCGGATTTGATCGCCTTTCGGGCCCAGTCCTTGCCGGCCCCGAGAACCTTTCACCTTCACCGCGTCGAACAGGCGCGTCGCCTCCGCGAGGAGTTAAATTGGTATTATCACCAGATCGATTTGCAGGGGATGTTGCAGGAGGAGCGCGGCCGCCGGGGCGTTGAACAGTTGAGCCGGCACGCGCGCGAGGTGGAGAACCGGCTGCTGAAGACTCTGTCGAGCCTGAGATCGACGGACATGGAATTCAGCTCCTTGCAGGATGCCGGGTGCGTCAGTCTGGATGAGATCCGGACCAAGATTCCTGCCGACACCCTTTTGGTGGAATATTATCAGGCACGCCAGACCATTTATGCCTGTCTCTTGTCCCCCGAGCACCTGGAAATAGTTGCCGTGGCTTCTGTATCCAAGGTCCGCGATCTGTTCCGTCTCTTGCAGTTTCAGCTCTCGAAGTACCGTTTGGGGCCGGAATACGTCCGCACGTTTGAACAACTCCTCGACGAGGCCACCCATGCGCACCTCTTTGAACTGTACCAGGAGTTGTTGGCACCGGTTCGAAAGAAGCTTCATGCGGAACACCTGATTGTCATCCCCCACAGTTTTCTGCACTACCTCCCCTTTCATGCCTTGTTTGATGGAGAGCGTTATCTGGTCGATGATTTCACCGTTTCTTATGCCCCCAGCGCCAGCGTTTATTATCTCTGCTGCTCCAAACAAACCCGGGCGGAAGACAGGTCCCTCATATTCGGCATTCCGGATGTCCAGGCGCCACAAATCCTGGACGAGGTTCATGCGGTGGCTTCGACTCTTCCTAATGCTCAGCTTTATCTGGGAGAGGAAGCCAATGAACAAAGATTGCGCAGTGCGGGGTCAAGTTGCCGCTATGTCCACATCGCCACCCACGGCTTGTTCCGTCAGGACAACCCCATGTTTTCGGCCATCCGGCTGGGGGACTCCATGCTCAGTTTGTTCGATCTCTATCACCTGAACCTTTCCTCTGAACTGGTGACGCTCAGCGGCTGCGCCACCGGTTCCAACGTGGTGGTGGGAGGAGACGAACTCCTCGGTTTGGTCCGCGGTCTCCTTTATGCAGGGGCGAAAGCCGTTCTCGTCACCCTTTGGGATGTGAACGACCAGAGTACCGCCGATTTCATGAAGTCTTTCTACTCGCATCTTCCGGGCAGTCCGAACAAATCGAAAGCAGTCCAACTGGCCATCCGGGATCTCCGGCAGAATTACCCGCACCCTTACTACTGGGCCCCGTTTGTGATGATTGGCAATGTGATGTCTGCTGAAGGGCCGCCGGAGCGGACCGTGACGGTCTCCTGATCAAGAATTCGTAGTCCCGATTTCCCCAGGCTCTTCCCAGGCCGTATCGATCAAGTGGTGTTCACACTGATCAGTAATGCGATGCGTCTCCGGTCTCGCGCGCTTCTCCGGCTGTCATTTGGAGCCGGGTATATTTTCTGAGCGGGGAGCACACCCTTTAGTAAACGAGCAGAAGAGATCGAATCGCCGGTTCCTGGCCGAGGGGAAAGCCTGGGAAGGAACCCACAAACTAAAATCCAACTTGACAGTGGAGTGAGCTTCTCAAGGGCATCACCTCATGCCTGAGAGGACCGCGCGGTTCCATCAAAAGATGAATTGACCATTAAATGAGGAGCAGAACATGAAAAATCAAAATCACCGGGGAAGAACTCTTAAGATCGCCATTTTCGCGCTGATCCTGAGTTTCGGACTCGCATCACGGACCGTGGTATTTGGCAGTGACAATGAAATTGAATTCAAGGGCAGAATTACGCAAATCGAAAGAACGTCTTCAACCGCCGCGAGACTCACCGTTTCCCTGAGCACTCCCTCTTCAGGGGGACCCCAGACAGTGGTGTTGGTGGATGATATGACGAAGATCGTCAAAGCAGGTGACGTCGAGAGGTCCCTGGATGACTTGAGTGTAGGACAATTTATCGAAGCCCGAGGCATCTTCACATCCAAAGGCATCGATGCGCGCAAGTTTGAAATTCAAGCAGAGAAGGAAGCCGAAAATGAGTTTCGCATCCGGGGCGAAGTGGAGAGTATGGACTTAAGCAGCGGCACTGCAAGGCTGAGCATCGGCGGCTCGAGTATTTCGGTTACCGCTTCCGCTCACATCCGGCATCGGGGGGACAATCAGGAACTCCGGCCCGACGACCTGATCGCCGGTCAACCCGTGGACGTGGACGGTTTCATGCAGAACGGACAATTGATCGTCACTCAGGTGGAAGTGGGTCAAAAGATGGAGGACCAGGCTGAACTCGAACTCCACGGGACCATCACCGCAATCAACGGAAACAACCTGACGATTGAAATGGCAAAGCAACCCTCGATCAGCGTCGTCATCACCCGAACCGATGCCACCCGTGTTGAGGGATCACTGTCGGTTGGAGTGGATGTCGAGGTCAAGGGCATGATGGCGAGGGATTTTAGTATTGTCGCACAAAAAATCGAAGTGGAGGGTGCGGTCGAAGCGGAGATCGAGCACGCCGGCGGGGATGATCACGGCGGGGCGGGAGATGCCGCCAACAATGCGCCTCAAAATGTCTCGCGAGAGATTCAATTGAGTGCTGTCGGAATTGCCCCGAAGGAAGCTGAAGGGGATGCCGAAGTGGAGTTCGAATCCCAGGAGGGGAGTGTCGCACAAAAGCTAAATGTAAAAGGAGATAAGCTCGCCCCTAACTCCACGTTCAGTGTAGCAGTCACTGTCAATGGAGGCTCGGTTAACGTGGGGTCCTTTATGACGGACAACCGCGGGCGAGGTGAATTGGCACTGCAGTGTGGTTCGACCTGCCCGGGATTCTCGTCAGTTCTTGACATCCATGCGGTCCAGGTCCTGAGTGGTGGCTCGGCCGTCTTACAGGGATCGTTCTAAGGAACGGGTGTGTGGTGGGGCCTTCAACCGCCTCTTTGAGGGATTGGAGGCCCCCAGTGTCTTTGTTGTCGGGCATTCTTTCTAACCCTCCCCAGACCCCTAAAGAGGACTGCTATCTGAGATCTTCCGACGGCACAGCAGAGATGGACCCCGGGGGAGGCTCGAGTTTCCGCGTTAGACTGGATCGCTGAAGCTGAGGGAGGCTGGATGCCAGGTGAGGGTGGCTATGGAGCTATTAAATAATGATCTCCAAAGTGGCAGCGGACGTAAAATTCAGCTCTTGTTTGTAAAAAATTCTTGTCTTGGGTATATTTTTGATCACGAGTCATCACCCTCATACATTGGAGGCTAATGCATTGACTTTCCAGCAGGAATCGGCCTTCAAAGAGGTTCAAAGGGTGGGAGAGCTCAAGACAAAGATGCCACATGGGGCAACCGGACACTCCCGCCAATCTGCACTAATAAGTTGATTTTAAATATGTTAGCTTTTACCTGTTTTGAGTTCATGGAGCGAGCCAACCAATGAGAATCAAGACCAATTACAACGCTTTTATGAGTCTGGCTTGGCTTACGGTTATTCCCGTGAAGACAATGACTTCGGTGGCAAATGAATGGTCGTTGAGGACAGAACTTGTTGTGAAACAAGCCAGGGGTGGCCAATGAAGCATTATGACATCACAGAATGGAGCGATTTTGCTCGCGGCTTGACCGAGGGCATCGATCGCAGTTCGATGGAAAGGCATCTAGAGCTCGGTTGCAGTCAGTGCCGACGCACAGCCCGTCTGTTCATTGATTTGGCGAGGATCGCCAAGGCCGAACCACAGTTTCAGGTACCCCTGTCCGTCGAGCGTCTCGCGAAGGCAATTTTAGCCATGAACCAGCCGGAAAAGTTGAGGCGCCTGCCCCGATTCGTGCCGCGCCTTGTCTTCGACAGCTTCCGAAGCCCCTTGCCAGCAGGAGTGCGCTCCCGGCAGGGAATGACCCGGCAGGCGTTATACAGGGATCATGCAGCAAATTTTTCACTTGACCTGAGATTGGATCACGAGCCGGGTTCTTCACAAGTAGTTCTGGTAGGTCAAATTGCCAATTTCAAGGAACCTTCCAAGAGGCATTCGCATGTGCCGGTTTTCTTGCTGGCTGGAAGGGACATCGTGGCACGGACAGTGAGCAACCAGCTGGGCGAGTTCCAGTTGGAATGTCAGGCTAAAAAGCGCCTGCGATTGTGTGTGCCGGTCAATGACATGGAAACGACTCGGTTGATGGAGATCTCCCTGAACCAGCTCGTCAAGGGAAAGCAGATTGAAGATTCAGCGTTGAGGCCGAAGCGGGCCATGAAGAAGGACAAGAAATAAAGGAAGCGCGGGAGTTGCTGTTGTCTTACGACCGGGACATTTCCCCGGGTTGGAGGGTGGCATGGAACAGGCGATTCGAGAGTGTCTTGGAGTTGGTCTTTGTTTTGCTATTGTGGGGGTTGCAAGGATGATGGAAATATCACTGAAGCATGTCTTGAGGGAAGATTTCCAGAAGAGAATGCTCCCACGATCCTTGAGCGTACCGCCGGAGGATGACCGCGGGTAGCCCTTTGGGTCCACTGGTAATCAGGAAGTGCCAATACGCAGGGTATTCTGCGAAAAGGTTAGGGGATGGAGTCCACCATGGGGTATAGGGCGAAACGATACATCTGGCTTCACTTATTTTTGGTACTCTGCTGGATTGCATTCCCGCAGGGATTCTTCGGTCGTAGCGCCGCCCAAAGTGCCCCCACTCAAACCCAGGCCGTCGCCAGCAATTTATTTATCCTCAGGACTCCAGCTGCAACTCGCGACAGTGTGTGCAGCAGAAACAACCTGCAGTTCATTCGTGGGGTCGATACTCCGGGCCATGATGTTTTCCTGGTGAGTGGACCAGCGGCGACCGATCCGGTGACGCTGGAGGACCATGTCAAGGGTGATGACGCGGTCCAAGGGTTCGAGCAGGTGGGGGGCGTGTTTGTTCCCGAAGCGCTTGCCGGTGCGAATCTGAACCAGTCGACTGTTGCCTTTCTGGATGCGTTGGGAAACACGGCCACCACTTCTTTTTCCGGAGACATCGTCAGGGCAAGCTACGTCAGCCAGCCGGCAACTGCGATCATCAACATGCCGAGCGCCCAGGGCATCGCGAGCGGGGCGGGGATTGTTGCCATTATCGATACGGGCCTTGATCCCGATCATCCCGCGCTAAGGCGATGGGTGGTTCCCGGTTTTGACTTCGTCCACAATGTGGCCGGAACAGCGTCCGAGTGGAGCGACCTTGCCCAGTCCACCGTGGCTTTTCTGGATCAATCCACTGTGGCGTTCCTCGATCAAACGAGTTCTGCGGTATTGAATCAAT harbors:
- a CDS encoding CHAT domain-containing protein, translated to MTLPVNSERIERFVTRLLRLGSPSSRRKFLMKDNLFHHRAVVEHLYEEALKRAHVDLRQADRLASAAQWIAERIDDDTARAQCRRVMGHLRYLGGNYKRALGDYKAALRLFQRLHRELEVGRTLSGAMQTLIYLGRYDEALAWAEKARAIFRKHRDRARLARLEGNIGNILYRQDRFAEALRLYQQVLRQFRRWGEKVDVAAALSNIAVCEISLNNFTRAEQIYREARAYCEENRLPLLVAEADYNIAYLHYLRGEYTRAISMYQAAREHCERVGDVYHRALCDLDQSEMYLELNLSEEGSQLAEQAFVSFKKLGMGYEAAKAMTNLAIAASHRNQFSVALQSFRKARLLFLREQNLLWPALIDLYGALVLFRANRPSESELLARSALKFFAKSSLSAKAALCELLLARLYLQGGKSLRALKICRAALRRMKRIETPALGYQAYFVLGQIEESRGDREAAMRAYFEAHSRLENLRSQIRAEELKIAFLKDKLSIYESLVWMSLDGGPRGADPEAAFTFIEQAKSRSLADLIAFRAQSLPAPRTFHLHRVEQARRLREELNWYYHQIDLQGMLQEERGRRGVEQLSRHAREVENRLLKTLSSLRSTDMEFSSLQDAGCVSLDEIRTKIPADTLLVEYYQARQTIYACLLSPEHLEIVAVASVSKVRDLFRLLQFQLSKYRLGPEYVRTFEQLLDEATHAHLFELYQELLAPVRKKLHAEHLIVIPHSFLHYLPFHALFDGERYLVDDFTVSYAPSASVYYLCCSKQTRAEDRSLIFGIPDVQAPQILDEVHAVASTLPNAQLYLGEEANEQRLRSAGSSCRYVHIATHGLFRQDNPMFSAIRLGDSMLSLFDLYHLNLSSELVTLSGCATGSNVVVGGDELLGLVRGLLYAGAKAVLVTLWDVNDQSTADFMKSFYSHLPGSPNKSKAVQLAIRDLRQNYPHPYYWAPFVMIGNVMSAEGPPERTVTVS
- a CDS encoding DUF5666 domain-containing protein, with the protein product MKNQNHRGRTLKIAIFALILSFGLASRTVVFGSDNEIEFKGRITQIERTSSTAARLTVSLSTPSSGGPQTVVLVDDMTKIVKAGDVERSLDDLSVGQFIEARGIFTSKGIDARKFEIQAEKEAENEFRIRGEVESMDLSSGTARLSIGGSSISVTASAHIRHRGDNQELRPDDLIAGQPVDVDGFMQNGQLIVTQVEVGQKMEDQAELELHGTITAINGNNLTIEMAKQPSISVVITRTDATRVEGSLSVGVDVEVKGMMARDFSIVAQKIEVEGAVEAEIEHAGGDDHGGAGDAANNAPQNVSREIQLSAVGIAPKEAEGDAEVEFESQEGSVAQKLNVKGDKLAPNSTFSVAVTVNGGSVNVGSFMTDNRGRGELALQCGSTCPGFSSVLDIHAVQVLSGGSAVLQGSF
- a CDS encoding S8 family serine peptidase, which encodes MGYRAKRYIWLHLFLVLCWIAFPQGFFGRSAAQSAPTQTQAVASNLFILRTPAATRDSVCSRNNLQFIRGVDTPGHDVFLVSGPAATDPVTLEDHVKGDDAVQGFEQVGGVFVPEALAGANLNQSTVAFLDALGNTATTSFSGDIVRASYVSQPATAIINMPSAQGIASGAGIVAIIDTGLDPDHPALRRWVVPGFDFVHNVAGTASEWSDLAQSTVAFLDQSTVAFLDQTSSAVLNQSTVAFLDQSTVAFLDTNKPPAAFGHGTMVAGIVHLVAPTAKIMPLKAFQADGSSNTFDIIRAIYYAVDNGANVINMSFSLAGFSQEFVRAINYATDHGVICVASAGNDGTDDLKYPAALRNVIGVASTTNLDVRSTFSNFGSGLVTLAAPGEGIITTYPGGHYAAAWGTSFSAPFVAGAPGLLLQFIPKTDFFGGVDALSHAKELTSELGYGRLDLYQALTSRLKSLR